In Myripristis murdjan chromosome 23, fMyrMur1.1, whole genome shotgun sequence, the DNA window AGATTGCAGAAATATATTCCTGCGACACAAGACAAAGGCCTGCTGAAACAGAAAGTAAAtccgtttttttctttttcttttttctttttttccccggaGAGACTGACAAATTAACGATCCGCGAGGCAGTGGTTAGAATAAAGCCGCAATGCGATTGGCTGAGCGAACCAGGAAGTGCAGCCGCTCTGTTGCTGTCATCTGACTGTGACGCAAGCGCCGCTGCTTCCCGAAAATCATCAACAGTGGCGGCGGAAGGCAACATGGCTCCCAAACTTGAACTCCCAAATGTTGCAGCGGTCCTCTGGGTGATCTTCCTGGCTCTCATCCCGCCGGTGGAGGCGTACGACATGGGCGACGCCTTGGCCCTGCTGCTGGGCACGGTCGTGTCGGTGGTGGGACTGTGCGCCCTGCTCGGCTGGTACGCACGGAGACGGAACGGACAGCTGTGAGGCGCTCTCCGGGTTGTGCGCCCTGGCCTGGCAAACACATCTCGATATTATGTTTCCCCCGCGTCCTCCCACAGTGACCCACCCCAGCTCTGATGTCCTGAGGAGCTACTGACACACGCCTCGTGTCCAGACTGATGAAAACCGTGCCTTATTGGAGATAAAGAGTCGAGAGGAACGTGGGGAGAGCGGTGAAGCAACAACCAGGAAGACCAAAAACAGGAACTATTAACTTTTGCACTGCTGAGGGTCTGAGGACCAAAAATTATAGCCTCCTGTAGTAAAACTGCTGTTTATGCTCCTGAGGATGCCTGCAATGCTTATTGTGGCAAGATTTCCATGCTTTGGGCGGTCACTGTGAAATACAgatgaatatgttttatttgcaaaatgtgcAACACAACCTCTCCATTGTTAAGAGCACAATATCACCATGTGTGGTCAAACAGAAAGCTGAGCTACTGTTACCCCAGCTGCAATTAACAAAATAACACCCAGGCTTTATGAATAATAAATTGCTTTATCTGATGCTCTTTGAAAtccatgtgtgtgaatgatatATGAGTGAAGTATCATCATAGTAATTGTAGGTGATCCCAGAAACGACGCTGCTGGTTGCAGTGATGGCCTAACATCAACCCCTGTTGCACTGGACCgacctgttttctgtttgcgCATGTTTCCACCGGCAAAACCCTTCCAGACACCGAAGGCTACACCAAAACAATTATCTGCAATTATTAAATGCAAAGTTTATAGCAGTCAAGCCGTCCTTGGTGTCTCCAGCTTCGGGCAGTCTCACCTCTAAATATGCATTTTCAATTTAGgtgaaatgtttgtgtttttctccttccaGTTAGAACACAAAATAACAGTGTCCAGTTTTAGTAAATATTTATCCCAGTAATAATTTTGAGTTGATTGGCGGATTGTTTATCTACATGCACTCTACAGCTGATATGGCTCTGGAGCAAGTTTTCTCACCGTCAAACTGATGTGTGTGGTTAACACTGATGATTTTTGCATAATCAACAATGTGGGTGCTTTTGAAGGTGCAGTTGCTTCAAAGCGAATTCATggcttttgcacattttggtAAAAGTAACTCAGAAAACAGCATGAGTGAACTAATGTGCATAGGGAGAGTTACAGTTCCTATTTGTTTCATGACTTGGAGAAATTTTATATTCTTCGATATTTAAATTCAACTTGTTGAGATATTTTTGTATGTACTCTTTCAGTTTTtaaagagtttcattccaaaatgtaCCCTTACAAAATGATCACTGGCATGgtatttttgaaattattaGTCTTGtatgtgatctttttttttttttttttttttaagctagcAATACTGGATATCATCGGTTCAAAATATTGATCCAAGGACACAaggctttattttttcccctcactaaATGCATTTTTGATCGAAAGACTTCATTTACCTCTTCTCCAAGGATATTTGTTTTCACGTGGAAGAGATAACGATGAAATCTGGCATGTATAGTAAAACAACTTTATTACCTGCCATACTGGATGATTAAAATTTGTCCACCCTTTAACCTTGGGTTGATGATGATACATCTAATTATTTGCAAGCACCGTGCCAAAATGGGGGATTGTTCATTCTGGGCAGAGAATAGGCAACTGGAACATTCACAAAATCATTATTGTGTTCACTCAAAAGTAAATAAGCGCTCACTGGTActgattatatattttttagtgtGTTACTCTTTAATCATTTCATTGAATATGAATCTGAATAAAACAGAACTTGGGTAGCAGTGCTTCTTTTGGAGTTAAAAACATGTCATTAGTCTCTCCACCTCTGGTGTATCCAGTAGTTTTTGCCAATTAGCCAGCCTTTTGGTGGGCCATAGGAAATGGGCATACTGTGACCCTGTGTGCCGCCCTGTGTGTTTTAATGGCGAGTAGGTGTGATACTCAGTGGACTGGGACTGAAAAACTGCCCAAGttgactctcagcagcagccttttaatcataaaaaatacaaatctgtATGGTGCACCACTGGAAAATGATACCAGTTGCCAGCGGTAACGCAACACATTTCATACATGTGTGATTATAACTAATTCATGCTTGATATAACAATATTCCCACCACTGCgtattatgtatgtgtgttgtgtttctgtgtgtggacTTGAGAGTGAATGGATCAGCGTTCATTTGTTTCACTGCTCATAACATCATGGCTCTCCATACATAGCTCAGAAATCAAATCCTATGAATTTATCATGCAGCTCAGGCAGAATGAACAACAGGGAGCAGCTTGTCAATTATGCATATATAGCAGAGTCACTCTACCTTGAGGTGAACCATTGCCTGATTTAACCCCTCACTTTGTACATAACAGTCCCCATTTCTGTAGAAAATATGGAACAGGTAAGAGCATAAGGTTAAAGAGGTCATGATGACATAACAAAAATCAatgtaatattcctttaatataaCAAATTGTGGCTGTGGTATTTAATGGTGAGATTTTCATGAGCTTAtgggtgttgttgttgtttttattatttgttgtatAGCATTTTCTGAGGTTTCCTACTTGACCTATTCTGTAGTTTTACACTGACATTATGTAAAATATCCTTCTCAAATGTTTCAGATGATTACTACAGCTCTTTTTCCTCAGTTGGAGGCTTGGTTTGGGCCTACATATTGTATGTTTCAATATAAATTCAGATTTGATTAACTAACCACTCAAGGTACCACTGATAATACCATAGCCCCTTTATGCACccacaaaagtaaaaataaatagggTAATATTTCAATATATGTGTGATAAGAATCCTATTCCAGTAACAAGACAGGTCCCTATGGAGATATTGGAAATATTACAGCGGTGCCATAGATACCACATGGAATAAAATTACCATAAGGTAAGATAATGTCACTATATCTTCCATTGAGTATCATAGTCACGTCATATGAAtattatagtgtttttttgtccGGGTATGTGAATGGTGATGAGTTGGCAGCCCACACTGAACCACATGTACTCTGCTGACGCCGATGCTGCCCCCACTGGTTTTGGGCTCGTCGCTCAAAATAACAAGTCATTACTCATAAGTCGTTACTTATTTCAAAAGAAGTTTTACTAATTTGCATGCTCCCGTCACAATCTAACTTTTGGCAGCAACAAAAATGGGATAACTTAATTAATTGTCACGTGAACAcggcaataaaacaacagtttAACAATATCAATAATTCAAGTCGAGACAAAATCCTGCTATTCTCTAAGCCAAACAAACTTGAGATGGTGACTACAGCGTGCCGAGATGAGGTATGATGTGATATAGTTTTAATAGGCTACATATCTGATAACTAGAGGGGGCTGATGACAAACCTAATGCCTGACGGTAGAGGCTGAAACAGCAATTTGTAATTCCTGCGTGCAGTAAGAGCCATTGTTGGTGCACACAGGAGGTGACATTACAGTAACGCGTTACCAGCCAGCAGTGGCCCCGCTGAGCAGATGTTGccgtgagagagacagagatgttgCTGCAACAAGAGACAAGACGCGTCTTGGATCACAAATAGGGATCCAGTGCGCATGCGCAGTCCTCTCCGTTTACTGTATATTCACCGTGGAGGAAAAAGGGGGCAGGCAACAAACCAAGCTTTTTTAACAGCAAAACCTGACTTCTGCAATGTAAATAAGCTCCAGGAGGGATACGAAATAGGATTATCAACAGGTATGGTTTTGACTGATCTTCTCCTCGGCTGTTCGTCTCATTTGGCCTTGGTTAGTGGCTCCGATTCTGGTCTATTCCTACCGGGTACTTGGGAAATTGTTCTAGTCTAATGGACGTGCGGATCCTCTACACTGTTATGCTTTATCCAGCAGTCTACCGGTTGGGATGCAACAACAGTGATTTTATCCTGCAATGCTCTCGACAGAAATGTCTCTTAGAAATACCCGAACGCGCGTAAAACACTCTTCCGACAGTGGGAGGATGCGTAAAAACGCGTAAGTAGGCATAAACGCCCATATTTATCAGATTTAGTGATATATAATAGCAATTGTTTGATATTGATAACATCGAAAAATGTATGTCGAAACATCCCATATTACATCCGCCAGGCTTAGAATTGTTAGAGCTGACAGCATCGATAAAAATGCGTCCATCCCATTTGATATCATCATTGCATCTCAACATCAACcagatatttgtgttaaaaATCAGGTTTAGTATTTGGATTATTGAGTGTATTCTCTCAACTCATTGTTTGTAATTTGTCACATCAAAGATGAGGTGGAAAACGGATGAGAGACCGGCTCAATAAACGCCTTAATGAGAACATTGCTTATTAACGTGAGACTCGTAATCCAGTCAACCTTTAATCAGACAAAACATGGATGCTTTATTCTGTATGCACCCTTCGTTGATTTTCCACAATGCATGGAGGCAGGGCAAGTTTATTCGAGGCATCCCTCGGTTCAGATAGCCTTCATCTGTTCTGCAGGGTGTAGGGTGTGATCAAGAGCTTTTTTGGGGACTGCATTTCTCTTAATGTTTCACAGTGCGctatataagaaaaaaaaaatctaaaatccaCTCCAAACCTTTTGTCTACCCCATTTTTTCCCGACAGACGGGTAAAAATGCGTCGTCTATTAATGAACACTCAACGATGGCTTATTATTATCACGGTGCCTTTGTTCAGTCAATTCCGAGCCCCCATAAAAGAAAACTCTATTATTGTAACTAGGATTAATGCTGTAGTCTAATCAAGCTCTTTCGttgtctccctgtctttctctctctatagaCGAAGTATTCAAGCTGGGGCAGAGCTCTGCACTGGCTGACTGCATGCCACTCTAAATGCAATGAGCTATctatgtgaaaatgtaaaaaataattaaataaacaaataataataatgataaatgccATAGGCAGAGGGGGATGATTACTTTTCACAGCCTAGATTTTGCCAGTGCAGTTAAAAACAATGCAGCTGTTGTATGTGACTGAATGCTGATGGGTGGATAATAtttttcagggatttttttagGTGTGATGAGACAAAGGAACAAAGGATGCCTTAGAAGAGAGG includes these proteins:
- the LOC115354847 gene encoding small integral membrane protein 30; translation: MAPKLELPNVAAVLWVIFLALIPPVEAYDMGDALALLLGTVVSVVGLCALLGWYARRRNGQL